Within Diprion similis isolate iyDipSimi1 chromosome 11, iyDipSimi1.1, whole genome shotgun sequence, the genomic segment ttaatagtAATTTGCAACGCATGCCGAACGGTAACTTATGATTCAAAAAGTCTGGGTTTTCGAAACACTTTGACCGCGCCAGCGCAGCGTCTTGTAGCCACGGAATTTGTTCGGCGATGCGATTTTCATAATGTGGGACACCGAATTATGGAATTTAAGATAATTGTGAGCGGTAAGTTATAATACGTTCAAAAGTGTTACGGGCTTCCGGTCTAATAGCTTTGCAACGGGAATCGGATGAACTTCTCCAAAAAGGTCAGTTTCAACTGAGAAAATGGCGTGCAAGCGATCGAAGAATCCTCGAAAATATATCAAAAGAACGCGAAGCAGACAGTTTGCTAACAATCGATAAAGAGGGTCCATTAAAAACCCTTCTGCTCCTTTGGGATTCGAACTCCGACTCGATGCAATACAGCGTGAAAATTGACGAGTCTTCAAAGATCACCAAACGAGTCATACTTTCGAAGATCGCGCAGATATTTGACCCGTTGGGCCTATTAGGTCCTGCAATAATTAATGCAAAATGCATTATGCAAAAAATGTGGCAGCTGAAGACTGGGTGGGATGAGCTCTTGCCtccagaaattcaaaatacatGGACTGAGTTCTACAGATCTCTGCCAAAAATTAACAACGTTCGAATAGCAAGGAATGTAAATccgaaaaatgcaaaagaaaCCTTCGACCTTGTGGGCTTCGGCGATGCTTCTGAAATAGCGTTTGGAGCATGCCTCTATGCAGTTTCTGGAGACTTGAAGGGCAATAAACAATCACATCTTATCGGATCAAAAGGCAGAGTCGCACCACTCAAAACCATCTCATTACCGAGATTAGAGTTAAATGCCGCGTTGTTGCTCGTGAAACTCTGTGATACGGCACGACAGGCATACGGCAACAAAATCCGTAAAGTTTTCCTTTGGAGTGACTCCACAATCGTTCTCAGCTGGATTTCGACATTGCTGAACATAAGAACAATGTACGCGGCTAATAGAGTCATGAAGATTCAAGAATTATCTCAAGATGCAACTTGGCTACACGTACCTTCCAAAGAGAACTCTGCGGATTTGTTATCTAGAGGAATCACAGTTGATCAATGGAAGCAAATTGACCTCTGGTGGCGTGGCCCCGAGTGGCTCCGGTCTGAAAAATGGCCTAAAAGAATAGAAGTTGAAGTAGATATGACGGAAACGAGGTCGTCAGCCGTTCTCATAAGCACAAAAACTGAGACGTTCGAAGTGCTGCGGAAGTTCTCCTCGTTCGGCAAACTGCAGCGAGTGATAGCTTTCATCCTCAGATTCAAAGCCAATACGTTgggtggaaagaaaaatggtcCACTTTCGGTTGACGAACTCGAAAACGCGGAAAAAGCAATAATGAAACTGATTCAACGAGAGGCATTCGCAACAGAACTACAATCCATCGAACAAGGAGCACAAGTCATCAAGACTAGCAAAGTTGCTTCTCTTAATCCATACATCGATGGTGGAGGACTTCTTCGGGTTGGCGGACGATTGTCGAAGGCTGACATTCCAGAAACTCAGAAGCATCCGATGATATTACCATCTCGACACCCCATCACGAAGCTAATTCTCAAGAAAGAGCATATCCGGCTGCATCACTGTGGTCCAGAGAACTTGCTGTGTTctataagataaaaatattggtCACTGAGTGGCAGAAGAGAGGCACGAAAGATTAAAAACGGCTGCCTGCCGTGCTTCCAAAGCAAACCCAAGACTCCAGAAGTCATGATGGGCGATCTACCGAAGGAGGGTGTTCATGGATCTTTGAGGCCACTTACTACGACAGGGGTAGACTACGCAGGCCCACTGCAAGTACGTGAACGTCGTCGACGCGGGCGAGTACACGCATCAAAGGCATGGATTGCTGTATTCACCTGCTTTGCCACAAAGGCAATTCATTTGGAGCTTGTTGCGGAGCTAACATCCGAATCATTCTTGGCAGTGCTACGGCGATTTGTCGCTAGACGCGGTATTTGTTCGCAAATAGTATCCGACAATAGTACCAATTTTGTTGGAGCAGATGGAGAATTGAAGGAAGTTTTCGAATTTcttgaaaaagaaggaaacacGATATCGGAGTATCTCTTCCAACAGAAAATCACCTGGAAATTTATCCCGCCACGGGCACCGCAAATCGGCGGACTGTGGGAGGCAGCTGT encodes:
- the LOC124412770 gene encoding uncharacterized protein LOC124412770, whose translation is MCINRMEKNSLHHYYYCYYGYDLFTQTPPLQGRIEWIEVSNIRFHILYIEQLIHIQTIGAGTSKPASMTSYAQAIDKSVQTQARFPSSIANVPNRVSYDITHMTPEIQTCADATWLLANQNVRRPYFFALLCIIWDINEMPNMLRASGLIALQRESDELLQKGQFQLRKWRASDRRILENISKEREADSLLTIDKEGPLKTLLLLWDSNSDSMQYSVKIDESSKITKRVILSKIAQIFDPLGLLGPAIINAKCIMQKMWQLKTGWDELLPPEIQNTWTEFYRSLPKINNVRIARNVNPKNAKETFDLVGFGDASEIAFGACLYAVSGDLKGNKQSHLIGSKGRVAPLKTISLPRLELNAALLLVKLCDTARQAYGNKIRKVFLWSDSTIVLSWISTLLNIRTMYAANRVMKIQELSQDATWLHVPSKENSADLLSRGITVDQWKQIDLWWRGPEWLRSEKWPKRIEVEVDMTETRSSAVLISTKTETFEVLRKFSSFGKLQRVIAFILRFKANTLGGKKNGPLSVDELENAEKAIMKLIQREAFATELQSIEQGAQVIKTSKVASLNPYIDGGGLLRVGGRLSKADIPETQKHPMILPSRHPITKLILKKEHIRLHHCGPENLLKPKTPEVMMGDLPKEGVHGSLRPLTTTGVDYAGPLQVRERRRRGRVHASKAWIAVFTCFATKAIHLELVAELTSESFLAVLRRFVARRGICSQIVSDNSTNFVGADGELKEVFEFLEKEGNTISEYLFQQKITWKFIPPRAPQIGGLWEAAVKATKRQLNTVTKGLVPTFEEYLTLLTVTRQSAVGPNTCSPVNRFLKSTRCHHLVTRPRTPRAARNPHEPRATPRAARNP